In Amycolatopsis methanolica 239, a single genomic region encodes these proteins:
- a CDS encoding LysR substrate-binding domain-containing protein, giving the protein MSRDNLDVGEELTVEQLKTMPWVVTYHGPTASTPAARQMRMLGIEPNVQVVTESFLTVPSLVRGTGRVALLQRRLAAGVPAELGVRALPCPLEIGPLREAMWWHPMYDDDPEHRYLRDVVLRATAVLNQDP; this is encoded by the coding sequence GTGTCCCGGGACAACCTGGACGTGGGCGAGGAGCTGACCGTCGAGCAGCTGAAGACGATGCCGTGGGTGGTCACCTACCACGGCCCGACGGCGTCCACGCCCGCCGCGCGGCAGATGCGGATGCTCGGCATCGAGCCGAACGTGCAGGTGGTGACGGAAAGCTTCCTGACCGTGCCGAGCCTGGTCCGCGGCACCGGCCGGGTCGCGCTGCTGCAGCGCCGGCTCGCCGCCGGGGTGCCCGCCGAGCTGGGTGTGCGGGCGCTGCCGTGCCCGCTGGAAATCGGCCCGCTGCGCGAGGCGATGTGGTGGCACCCGATGTACGACGACGATCCCGAGCACCGGTACCTCCGGGACGTCGTCCTCCGCGCGACGGCTGTCCTGAATCAGGATCCCTGA
- a CDS encoding helix-turn-helix domain-containing protein — translation MEHRLAAAASSGIREDEIGYRRYHALLQERSVTRAAEWMGLSQPAVSAHLGKLRRHFGDDLLIRVGNSYRLTPLAVQLKERVRVAISGVERVFAAEPDFDPASSAREFSRTPRRWSSRRRRPWSTTTCC, via the coding sequence TTGGAGCACCGCTTGGCCGCGGCGGCGAGCAGCGGTATCAGGGAAGACGAAATCGGTTATAGGAGGTATCACGCGCTGCTGCAGGAGCGCAGCGTCACGCGCGCGGCCGAGTGGATGGGCCTGAGCCAGCCGGCGGTGTCCGCGCACCTGGGCAAGCTGCGCCGGCACTTCGGCGACGACCTGCTGATCCGGGTCGGCAACTCCTACCGGCTGACCCCGCTGGCGGTGCAGCTCAAGGAACGGGTGCGCGTCGCGATCTCCGGGGTGGAGCGGGTGTTCGCCGCCGAACCGGACTTCGACCCGGCGTCCTCGGCCCGCGAGTTCTCGCGAACACCCCGCCGCTGGTCGAGCAGGCGGCGCAGGCCCTGGTCAACCACGACCTGCTGCTGA
- a CDS encoding cyclase family protein translates to MTGIETTAGRIADRGVLLDVGRATGDDGELPDGFAITVEHLEATIAAQGATACDGRGDLLLVRTGRLTRARPRTRKR, encoded by the coding sequence GTGACCGGCATCGAGACCACCGCGGGCCGGATCGCCGACCGCGGCGTTCTGCTCGACGTCGGGCGCGCGACCGGCGACGACGGCGAGCTGCCGGACGGGTTCGCGATCACGGTCGAGCACCTGGAGGCGACGATCGCCGCGCAGGGCGCGACCGCCTGCGACGGCCGCGGCGACCTGCTGCTGGTGCGGACCGGGCGGCTCACCCGCGCCCGGCCTCGGACGCGCAAGCGATGA
- a CDS encoding SDR family NAD(P)-dependent oxidoreductase: MLPGVEYVQLDVTDSAGWAALVSRLDRVDGLVANAGVTWRARLDEVDPADLERVHDVNVGRAVRAIQAVLPLMPAGGSIVTVGSVAALTGQYPVAYTASKWSLRGLTRAGAWSWARTGSGSTRCTPATSRHSMTASAATAFRDANIAETPLGRTGTVDEVAPLVVFLLPDKASFITGAEIPGAPRWGSAAASPSCSAGCWPTSAGAVRSRCTCSRCRWSCSCSGSYPRRRSRRGLPAVHNRHRGCSACTR; the protein is encoded by the coding sequence ATGTTGCCGGGGGTCGAGTACGTGCAGCTCGACGTCACCGACTCGGCGGGCTGGGCGGCGCTGGTGTCCCGGCTGGACCGGGTGGACGGGCTGGTCGCGAACGCCGGGGTCACCTGGCGGGCGCGGCTGGACGAGGTCGACCCGGCCGACCTGGAGCGAGTGCACGACGTGAACGTCGGCAGGGCGGTGCGGGCGATCCAGGCCGTGCTGCCGCTGATGCCCGCGGGCGGGTCGATCGTGACAGTCGGCTCGGTGGCGGCGCTGACCGGCCAGTACCCGGTGGCGTACACGGCGAGCAAGTGGTCGTTGCGCGGGCTGACGCGGGCGGGTGCCTGGAGCTGGGCGCGCACGGGATCCGGGTCAACGCGGTGCACCCCGGCTACATCGAGACATTCGATGACCGCCTCGGCGGCGACGGCCTTCCGGGACGCGAACATCGCGGAAACCCCGCTGGGCCGCACCGGAACCGTCGACGAGGTCGCGCCGCTGGTGGTGTTCCTGCTCCCGGACAAGGCGTCGTTCATCACGGGAGCGGAAATCCCGGGGGCGCCGCGATGGGGTTCGGCGGCGGCGTCGCCCTCCTGCTCGGCGGGGTGCTGGCCGACCTCAGCTGGCGCGGTCCGTTCGCGGTGTACCTGCTCGCGGTGCCGATGGTCGTGCTCGTGCTCCGGTTCGTACCCGAGGCGCCGAAGTCGCCGCGGGCTCCCGGCGGTCCACAACAGACACCGCGGCTGCTCGGCCTGTACGCGCTGA
- a CDS encoding sensor histidine kinase: MGGLVVAEEEPAGVRALWRARRAPDAADVLATARRVAGHLADGLSGPGARAAAKGVRSLLGVPAAGLTDLSGATTWAGHPSDEDAARELVSAVLHSETPAGKAPLRAVPLDVDGELAGVLVVEGETPRKAVQEVARLVAAALERGRLEASAELAAQSELRALRAEISPHFVYNALTVIASLVRSDPDRSRELMLDFADYIRHSLARHGEYTALADEFHAIETYLALQRAVLGDRLRVQIRVAPDVLAVPVPYLVLQPLVENAIRHGIEPLGRPGTVSVRGEAEGNDCVISVEDDGVGMPPADAEAVLSGDGERVGLANVDRRLRSVYGPWYGLVVETAPGAGTRVVVRVPMFQPGVVLP, encoded by the coding sequence ATGGGAGGACTGGTGGTCGCCGAGGAGGAGCCTGCGGGCGTGCGCGCCCTGTGGCGTGCCCGGCGCGCCCCGGACGCCGCCGACGTGCTCGCCACCGCGCGGCGCGTCGCCGGGCACCTCGCCGACGGGCTGTCCGGGCCGGGCGCGCGGGCGGCGGCGAAGGGCGTCCGGTCCCTGCTCGGCGTGCCCGCGGCCGGTTTGACCGACCTCTCCGGCGCAACCACCTGGGCCGGTCACCCGTCCGACGAGGACGCGGCCCGCGAACTCGTCTCCGCCGTCCTGCACAGCGAGACGCCGGCCGGGAAGGCGCCGCTGCGGGCGGTGCCGCTCGACGTCGACGGCGAGCTCGCCGGGGTGCTCGTCGTCGAGGGCGAGACGCCGCGCAAGGCCGTGCAGGAGGTGGCCCGGCTGGTCGCCGCCGCGCTGGAACGGGGCAGGCTGGAGGCGTCCGCGGAGCTGGCGGCGCAGTCGGAACTGCGGGCGCTGCGCGCGGAGATCTCCCCGCACTTCGTCTACAACGCGCTCACCGTCATCGCGTCGCTGGTGCGCTCCGACCCCGACCGCTCCCGCGAACTGATGCTCGACTTCGCCGACTACATCCGGCACAGTCTCGCCAGGCACGGCGAGTACACCGCGCTCGCGGACGAGTTCCACGCCATCGAGACCTACCTCGCGCTGCAGCGAGCCGTCCTCGGCGACCGGTTGCGCGTGCAGATCCGCGTCGCGCCGGACGTGCTCGCCGTGCCGGTGCCGTACCTGGTGCTGCAGCCGCTGGTCGAGAATGCCATCCGGCACGGGATCGAGCCGCTCGGCAGACCCGGCACGGTCTCGGTGCGCGGCGAGGCGGAAGGGAACGACTGTGTGATCAGCGTGGAGGACGACGGCGTCGGCATGCCACCCGCGGACGCGGAAGCGGTGCTCTCCGGCGACGGTGAGCGCGTCGGGCTGGCCAACGTCGACCGGCGGCTGCGCAGCGTGTACGGCCCCTGGTACGGCCTGGTCGTGGAGACCGCGCCGGGCGCGGGCACCCGCGTCGTGGTGCGGGTGCCCATGTTCCAGCCCGGGGTGGTCCTGCCGTGA
- a CDS encoding LytR/AlgR family response regulator transcription factor, translating into MTGLRVLAVDDVPPALEDICQLLREAPEVAEVTGAGDALTALRMIQSERFDAVFLDISMPGLDGLELAGLLAKLSEPPVIVFVTAHDGHAVTAYGIGAVDYLLKPVRAERLSAALGKVLRMLPAGAPKSPELADALAALPVESRGRTRYVRRSEVLFVEAQGDYVKLHTRGGVHVVRMPISRLAEYWEGSGFVRVHRGYLVALDAVRELRSDSVGGLLAHTAAGDVPVSRRHARELRERLLRAAQRSELGR; encoded by the coding sequence GTGACCGGGCTGCGCGTGCTCGCCGTGGACGACGTGCCGCCCGCGCTGGAGGACATCTGCCAGCTGCTGCGGGAGGCGCCCGAGGTGGCGGAGGTGACCGGCGCCGGTGACGCGCTGACCGCGCTGCGGATGATCCAGAGCGAGCGGTTCGACGCGGTGTTCCTGGACATCTCGATGCCCGGCCTGGACGGGCTCGAGCTGGCCGGCCTGCTCGCGAAGCTGAGCGAACCGCCGGTGATCGTGTTCGTGACGGCGCACGACGGGCACGCGGTGACGGCGTACGGCATCGGCGCGGTGGACTACCTGCTGAAACCGGTGCGCGCGGAACGGTTGTCGGCCGCGCTGGGGAAGGTGCTGCGGATGCTGCCCGCGGGCGCGCCGAAGTCGCCCGAACTGGCCGACGCGCTCGCGGCGCTGCCGGTCGAGTCGCGGGGGCGGACGCGGTACGTGCGGCGCAGCGAAGTGCTGTTCGTCGAGGCGCAGGGCGACTACGTCAAGCTGCACACGCGTGGTGGCGTGCACGTGGTGCGGATGCCGATCTCGCGGCTCGCGGAGTACTGGGAGGGCAGCGGGTTCGTGCGGGTGCACCGCGGATACCTGGTGGCGCTGGACGCGGTGCGCGAACTGCGCAGCGATTCCGTCGGAGGGCTGCTGGCACACACGGCGGCCGGGGACGTCCCGGTGAGCCGGCGGCACGCCCGCGAGCTGCGGGAACGCCTGTTGCGCGCCGCGCAGCGCAGCGAGCTGGGGCGGTGA
- a CDS encoding cation acetate symporter produces MVGLFAVAPVVLVTLFIGLRGVAAMRTTSDFLVASRRVTPLLNSAAVSGEYLSAASFLGVAGLVVKDGVGALWYPVGFTAGYIAMLVLVAAPMRRSGALTVPDFAEARLASPALRRLAAVVVLVIGALYLVPQFRTSGLVLSVVSGTPYWVGVVLAGAAVATTLALGGMRAATYVQAFQFVLKVVLFAVPALWLAITAGAAARDEALHPAEFTQLREDTRVVFRVDVTLEATQPIRARESDGTPVTLAPGPHTFAAGEELVFLAGQPVPRLPGSAPPGAAGWERPLLNLNNEGHPLLGTLAVLVAIVLGTMGLPHVIMRFHTSPDGRAARRTAALTVALLSAFYVFPGVYGVLGRVLVPHLYLSGATDTAVVALPMQVDTGWAGTLFTGLLTAGAFAAFLATSLGLLLAVSGAIAHDLAPGGLARLRGTVVAAAAAVVLLALFAVHLDAGVLVTWGFTVAASTFCPLLVLGIWWSRLTARGAIAGVLTGLLASSGAILATLAGADVHGVLAILLAQPAPWSVPLAFGTMVVVSLRGRPPAWAITAMLRLHLDENPPRQAGPRRRSTGFRDRLSTVRRAR; encoded by the coding sequence ATGGTCGGCCTCTTCGCGGTCGCCCCGGTCGTTCTCGTCACGCTCTTCATCGGGCTGCGCGGGGTCGCCGCCATGCGCACCACCTCCGACTTCCTCGTGGCCTCCCGCCGGGTCACTCCGCTGCTCAACTCGGCCGCCGTGTCGGGCGAGTACCTCTCCGCGGCCTCGTTCCTGGGCGTCGCCGGGCTCGTCGTCAAGGACGGGGTCGGCGCGCTTTGGTACCCGGTCGGCTTCACGGCCGGGTACATCGCCATGCTCGTCCTCGTCGCCGCGCCCATGCGCCGCTCCGGGGCGCTCACCGTGCCCGACTTCGCCGAAGCCCGGCTCGCCTCGCCGGCGCTGCGCAGGCTCGCCGCCGTCGTGGTGCTCGTCATCGGCGCGCTCTACCTCGTCCCCCAGTTCCGCACTTCCGGCCTGGTGCTGAGCGTGGTCAGCGGCACGCCCTACTGGGTCGGCGTCGTCCTCGCCGGGGCCGCCGTCGCCACCACGCTCGCGCTCGGCGGGATGCGCGCGGCGACCTACGTGCAGGCCTTCCAGTTCGTGCTGAAGGTCGTCCTGTTCGCCGTCCCCGCGCTGTGGCTGGCGATCACGGCAGGCGCCGCCGCCCGCGACGAGGCCCTGCACCCCGCCGAATTCACCCAGCTCCGCGAGGACACGCGCGTGGTCTTCCGCGTCGACGTGACCCTGGAGGCCACCCAGCCCATCCGGGCCAGGGAGTCCGACGGCACACCGGTCACGCTCGCCCCCGGCCCGCACACCTTCGCCGCGGGCGAGGAACTCGTCTTCCTCGCCGGGCAACCGGTCCCGCGGCTGCCCGGCAGCGCCCCGCCCGGCGCCGCGGGCTGGGAACGGCCGCTGCTCAACCTGAACAACGAAGGCCACCCGTTGCTCGGCACCCTCGCCGTCCTGGTCGCCATCGTGCTCGGCACCATGGGCCTGCCGCACGTGATCATGCGCTTCCACACCAGCCCCGACGGCCGCGCCGCCCGCCGCACCGCCGCGCTCACCGTGGCGCTGCTGTCCGCGTTCTACGTCTTCCCCGGCGTCTACGGCGTGCTCGGCCGGGTCCTGGTGCCGCACCTGTACCTGTCCGGCGCCACCGACACCGCGGTCGTCGCGCTGCCGATGCAGGTCGACACCGGCTGGGCGGGCACGTTGTTCACCGGACTGCTCACCGCGGGCGCGTTCGCCGCGTTCCTCGCCACTTCACTGGGCCTGCTGCTGGCGGTGTCCGGCGCGATCGCGCACGACCTCGCGCCGGGCGGGCTGGCCCGGCTGCGCGGCACGGTGGTCGCCGCCGCGGCCGCGGTGGTGCTGCTCGCGCTGTTCGCCGTGCACCTCGACGCGGGCGTGCTCGTCACGTGGGGGTTCACGGTCGCGGCGTCGACGTTCTGCCCGCTGCTCGTCCTCGGCATTTGGTGGTCGCGGCTGACCGCGCGCGGCGCGATCGCCGGGGTCCTCACCGGACTGCTCGCGTCGTCCGGCGCGATCCTCGCGACACTGGCCGGGGCGGACGTGCACGGCGTGCTCGCGATCCTGCTCGCCCAGCCCGCGCCCTGGTCGGTTCCGCTGGCTTTCGGCACGATGGTGGTGGTTTCCCTGCGCGGGCGGCCGCCGGCCTGGGCGATCACCGCCATGTTGCGGCTGCACCTGGACGAGAACCCGCCGCGGCAGGCCGGTCCGCGCCGCCGTTCGACGGGTTTCCGCGACCGCTTGTCGACCGTTCGTCGCGCCCGCTGA
- a CDS encoding DUF485 domain-containing protein: protein MAATEHDLGHEEWTRVHSSPEFAQLRRRLRGFVFPMTALFLGWYLLYVLLADYAHGFMSTKLVGNFNVGLLLGLLQFVSTFLITGLYVRFANRKLDPIADRIREDVEGGAR, encoded by the coding sequence GTGGCGGCCACCGAGCACGATCTCGGCCACGAGGAGTGGACGCGGGTCCACTCCAGCCCCGAATTCGCGCAGCTGCGCCGAAGGCTGCGGGGCTTCGTCTTCCCGATGACCGCGTTGTTCCTGGGCTGGTACCTGCTGTACGTCCTGCTCGCCGACTACGCGCACGGGTTCATGTCGACCAAGCTGGTCGGCAACTTCAACGTCGGACTGCTGCTGGGACTGCTGCAGTTCGTGTCCACGTTCCTGATCACCGGCCTGTACGTCCGCTTCGCCAACCGGAAGCTGGACCCGATCGCCGACCGCATCCGTGAGGACGTCGAGGGAGGCGCGCGATGA
- a CDS encoding solute symporter family protein: MNLAAGVAGSSPALNISIFGLFVAVTLVIVLRASRNTKTASDYYAAGRAFTGPQNGIAIAGDYLSAASFLGIAGAIAVYGYDGFLYSIGFLVAWLVALLLVAELLRNTGKFTMGDVLAFRMRQRPVRAAAATSTLAVSFFYLLAQMAGAGVLVSLLLGVSSGIGQSVVIAVVGVVMIIYVLVGGMKGTTWVQIIKAVLLIAGAALMTVWVLGKYGLNLSALLQGAVDRSSEAVLNPGARYGATGTSKIDFLSLGLALVLGTAGLPHVLMRFYTVPTAKEARRSVVWAIALIGLFYLFTLVLGYGANALVGADVIRKAPGSENAAAPLLALELGGPVLLGFIAAVAFATILAVVAGLTITASASFAHDIYANVIKKGKVDDPNGEVRVARITAVVIGAVAIVGGILAKNQNVAFLVALAFAVAASANLPTILYSLFWKRFNTSGALWSIYGGLAITITLIVFSPAVSGTPKSMLPNADFDWFPLQNPGLVSIPASFLLGIVGTLLSKEHDERKHAEMEVRSLTGAGAEKATAH; this comes from the coding sequence ATGAACCTCGCCGCGGGAGTCGCGGGCAGCAGCCCCGCGCTCAACATCAGCATCTTCGGCCTGTTCGTGGCCGTCACACTGGTGATCGTGCTGCGCGCCAGCCGGAACACCAAGACCGCGTCGGACTACTACGCGGCCGGGCGCGCGTTCACCGGACCGCAGAACGGCATCGCGATCGCCGGTGACTACCTGTCGGCCGCATCGTTCCTCGGCATCGCCGGCGCCATCGCGGTGTACGGCTACGACGGGTTCCTGTACTCGATCGGCTTCCTGGTGGCGTGGCTGGTCGCGCTGCTGCTGGTCGCGGAGCTGCTGCGCAACACCGGCAAGTTCACGATGGGCGACGTGCTGGCGTTCCGGATGCGGCAGCGGCCGGTGCGCGCGGCGGCGGCGACGTCCACGCTCGCGGTGAGCTTCTTCTACCTGCTGGCGCAGATGGCCGGCGCCGGTGTGCTGGTTTCGTTGCTGCTGGGAGTGTCCAGCGGGATCGGGCAGTCGGTGGTCATCGCCGTAGTGGGTGTCGTGATGATCATCTACGTGCTCGTCGGCGGCATGAAGGGCACCACCTGGGTGCAGATCATCAAGGCGGTGCTGCTGATCGCGGGCGCCGCGCTGATGACCGTGTGGGTGCTGGGCAAGTACGGGCTCAACCTGTCCGCGCTGCTGCAGGGCGCGGTGGACCGCTCCAGCGAGGCGGTGCTGAACCCGGGCGCCCGCTACGGCGCGACCGGCACGTCGAAGATCGACTTCCTGTCGCTGGGCCTGGCCCTCGTGCTGGGCACCGCGGGCCTGCCGCACGTGCTGATGCGGTTCTACACCGTGCCGACCGCGAAGGAAGCCCGTCGTTCGGTCGTGTGGGCCATCGCGCTGATCGGCCTGTTCTACCTGTTCACGCTGGTGCTCGGCTACGGGGCGAACGCGCTCGTCGGCGCGGACGTGATCCGGAAGGCGCCGGGTTCGGAGAACGCGGCGGCGCCGCTGCTGGCGCTGGAACTCGGCGGGCCGGTGCTGCTCGGGTTCATCGCCGCGGTCGCCTTCGCGACGATCCTCGCCGTGGTCGCCGGACTGACGATCACCGCCTCGGCGTCGTTCGCGCACGACATCTACGCGAACGTGATCAAGAAGGGCAAGGTGGACGACCCCAACGGCGAGGTGCGGGTCGCCCGGATCACCGCCGTGGTGATCGGCGCGGTCGCGATCGTCGGCGGCATCCTGGCGAAGAACCAGAACGTCGCGTTCCTGGTGGCGCTGGCGTTCGCGGTGGCGGCGTCGGCGAACCTCCCGACGATCCTGTACTCGCTGTTCTGGAAGCGGTTCAACACCTCGGGTGCGCTGTGGAGCATCTACGGCGGCCTGGCGATCACGATCACGCTGATCGTGTTCTCGCCCGCCGTGTCCGGGACGCCGAAGTCGATGCTGCCGAACGCGGACTTCGACTGGTTCCCCCTGCAGAACCCGGGCCTGGTGTCCATCCCGGCGTCGTTCCTGCTCGGCATCGTCGGCACGTTGCTGTCGAAGGAGCACGACGAGCGCAAGCACGCGGAGATGGAGGTCCGCTCGCTGACCGGCGCCGGCGCCGAAAAGGCGACGGCGCACTAG
- a CDS encoding ArsR/SmtB family transcription factor translates to MRLELKSRDLTRVGLSNAADPCWELASSVRLLLDEEVAFGWWRRRVRGRLPESFPVLRWLYGPGEVPEFLLPAGGDLASGLATVLGTPPDRLRAALAALPEPHGLPPWAAALRSGSDAALSRLVQALREYFMVALAPHWDTVRARVEVDRQARIQALADGGVDGLLATLRPVLRWEPPYLVTGVASPGTPRRTAGVLLVPTYFAVQPWIVPGSAGPVRLGYPAAAEDSRVRRARHATPRALAALLGPTRAAAMVLAAAGCSTSDLAARLGVTPSAASKHMSVLRAAGLIASHRNRNTVRHSLTPLGMALVDGAST, encoded by the coding sequence GTGCGCCTGGAGCTGAAGTCGCGCGACCTCACCCGCGTGGGGCTGTCCAACGCCGCCGATCCGTGCTGGGAGCTGGCGAGCAGCGTGCGGCTGCTGCTGGACGAGGAGGTGGCGTTCGGCTGGTGGCGGCGCCGCGTCCGGGGGCGGCTGCCGGAGTCGTTCCCGGTGCTGCGGTGGCTGTACGGGCCGGGGGAGGTGCCGGAGTTCCTGCTGCCCGCGGGCGGTGACCTGGCGTCCGGGCTCGCGACGGTGCTGGGCACGCCGCCGGACCGGCTGCGTGCCGCGCTGGCGGCGCTGCCGGAGCCGCACGGCCTGCCGCCGTGGGCCGCGGCCCTGCGGTCCGGTTCGGACGCCGCGTTGTCGCGGCTGGTGCAGGCGTTGCGGGAGTACTTCATGGTCGCGCTGGCGCCGCACTGGGACACCGTGCGGGCGCGGGTCGAGGTGGACCGGCAGGCGCGGATCCAGGCGCTGGCCGACGGCGGGGTGGACGGTTTGCTGGCCACGCTGCGCCCGGTGCTGCGGTGGGAGCCGCCGTACCTGGTGACGGGCGTGGCGAGCCCCGGCACGCCGCGGCGGACGGCCGGGGTGCTGCTGGTGCCCACCTACTTCGCGGTGCAGCCGTGGATCGTGCCCGGCTCGGCGGGCCCGGTTCGCCTCGGTTACCCCGCGGCGGCTGAGGACTCGCGCGTCCGCCGTGCCCGGCACGCCACCCCGCGCGCACTGGCCGCGCTGCTGGGACCGACCCGCGCGGCGGCGATGGTCCTGGCGGCGGCCGGGTGCAGCACGTCGGACCTGGCGGCGCGCCTGGGGGTGACCCCGTCCGCGGCGAGCAAGCACATGTCGGTGCTGCGGGCGGCCGGCCTGATCGCGAGCCACCGCAACCGCAACACGGTGCGTCATTCACTGACCCCACTGGGAATGGCGTTGGTGGACGGCGCTTCGACGTGA
- a CDS encoding RICIN domain-containing protein, with translation MRRLKRPFAAAALLAGLLSLFVAPNAGAAQQAGEPVTSLDGLVLRPAHPNQVKGGVNTMAEEQAYLLGPASDPARCLDADLNTINRNGTKVQLWACDQYAAQQAWYIRLIPEGYYRFQNAYSGRYLDADLNTINRNGTVVQLWDYVAGAKNQWFAASEIPEGYLRLQNVQSGRYLDADLNTSYRNGTVVQLWQYVAGAQNQWWY, from the coding sequence ATGAGAAGACTGAAGCGGCCGTTCGCGGCCGCGGCACTGCTGGCCGGCCTGCTGTCGCTGTTCGTGGCGCCGAACGCGGGCGCGGCCCAGCAGGCAGGCGAGCCGGTCACGTCGCTGGACGGGCTGGTGCTGCGCCCGGCGCACCCGAACCAGGTCAAGGGCGGCGTCAACACGATGGCCGAGGAGCAGGCCTACCTGCTCGGCCCGGCCTCGGACCCGGCTCGCTGCCTGGACGCCGACCTCAACACCATCAACCGCAACGGCACCAAGGTGCAGCTGTGGGCGTGTGACCAGTACGCGGCTCAGCAGGCCTGGTACATCCGGCTGATCCCGGAGGGCTACTACCGGTTCCAGAACGCGTACAGCGGCCGCTACCTCGACGCCGACCTGAACACGATCAACCGCAACGGCACCGTCGTGCAGCTGTGGGACTACGTGGCAGGCGCGAAGAACCAGTGGTTCGCCGCCAGCGAGATCCCCGAGGGCTACCTGCGGCTGCAGAACGTGCAGAGCGGCCGGTACCTCGACGCGGACCTGAACACCAGCTACCGCAACGGCACCGTCGTGCAGCTGTGGCAGTACGTGGCGGGTGCGCAGAACCAGTGGTGGTACTGA